A stretch of DNA from Pseudoliparis swirei isolate HS2019 ecotype Mariana Trench chromosome 5, NWPU_hadal_v1, whole genome shotgun sequence:
TACACAACATCCTCTTTGTATTTAGTCTTTCCTCCTCGAGCTTCTTCTGACTTGATATTCCTGTTCCGCGTCTGTCTTTGTGGTTTCAGTGTGCGTGCCGGTGTGGGCCACTTCAAACATGGTCGCCATGTGGAAGCCATGAACGAATACAACAAAGCCTTGGACATGGACACTGATAATGTAGAAGCACTGGTGGCTCGTGGAGCTCTGTGAGTCCATTTCTCATTTCATGTGCTGCGACCTGCTCTGGATGTGTTAATGCTGAGCAACTGGTTTGGTCTTAAACGGGGCCCACTTCCTATGGAAGCTTTTGAAGAATAAGACATTCAGGCGTTTTATATCTGCATGAGTTTCACAAGCACTCTATTTCTATTCAGGTGAATGATTTTTAAAGTTTCAgttgttttataaaaaaaatggtAAATGGAATTTTTGTTCTAAACTGGATGTAAAAGTAGACAGAGTATGCATCAATTCATTCAGAAGACTTGATGAAGAACAACATTCTAGATGCCACAGTCGTCCCCGTCATCATTTACTGGCCTATGTTGCAATAACAAGATGTCGTTCACTTGGTGCCAGCGACAACAGAAAGGGATCTCCTTTATGAACTACATAACAGATCAATTATGCAAGAAATGGcagtttaaatatgtatttacataattgtctttttttgcacatttagaCAGCAACATAGACTTTATAATCTCTTAATTCAATCGTAAAGTGTTTAGAAATGAAGTTAGAAATACCACGAAGCCCAGTAGAAATCATACCAAAAAAATGGGAATAAATACTTATCAGAGCATGATTGTATCCCCGCTGTGATAGGAAATGATTGAATTTTCTTTTGAGATGTGCGTTTCCATCATTGTATATTCGTAGGTATGCTAACAAAGGCAGCATCATGAAGGCGATAACCGACTTTGAACTGGCCCTGAAGAGCTGTCCAGATCACCGCAACGCCAAGAAGTACCTCTGCCAGACGctggtggagagagggaaaCAGTAAGCGCTTACACAGCACTTTAGAGACGACGCCTGCTTTGCTGCCTCTAGATATAGTGTTCATGGACATGTTCTACCTTGCAGTATTTACCTTTTTaatctttaatttatttttactaaGGAGACGGGACAATCCTCAAACATTTTGAACACGTCTGTGCTGAGTCAGCATCGAATAAACAGAATGACAGGAATGCTGTTTAGGAACCAATAAATCAGCATCAACGGATTTAGCTTATTACTGAAATAAAATATCTGAAATAGTCGTGCATTTGTGAATTTTGTTGTTCATGATTTATTTCTCAGTGGtctattgtgtttgtgtctctttaggCTTGAGGAGCATGAGAAACTCGTAACAGCAGAGGGACTGTACAGGAGAGCTCTGTCTCTGGATGACTCTAACCCTGAGGCGCAGGAGGCCCTGCACAAGATCACAGACACCATACAGGTgagcaggccacacacacacacacacacacacctggggttGGAGGGGAAAGCAGTGTGTGTACTTACAGCTTAAGCTATGATAGAACTGCAGCCATACTGACCATACCAAAGCTTTTTAAAGTCGATAATCAATTAACTAGgtcttggagaaaaaaaaaactgatgaGGCAAATGCATATCGAGATGTTTTACGAGGATGTTTGATCCTGTCTTTTTGTTCATGAAGCAAATCTAAGCAACAAAGAGACGGCTAGTTCCCACATTAGTGGGTAAAAAAAGCCACAACAAAGATAGAAGGAGAGTGAATGTTGGACTCACATTCGCCAGGTGTCCAGAAACATGACGGCAAATGAAGGTCAATGTTGCTCCATCTGCTGGTTTAATAAATGGACAACTGTTTACTAAAAAGTTCACCATGTCAACCTTAAAGATAAAGATATAATATTGATTTCACAACAAATGCATCCCTCTCCGCTGCACCCAAAAGAGAAAACCCGTTGTAGCAGGTTTGAATTCGAGATGACATATTTGGAGTTACATTCGCGATGACTAATCTCTTCTAGTGAGCCAACATTTACCCAATATATCTTTATACAAACTGGAAACAAACCAGTCAAAGAGGTGAAAACATCTGTGGGGGTGCTGGGGTTGTGGAGGGGCTGAACAGTATCTGGACCCGAGCGCCGTGGAGGGCTGTCCATGAGCTCTACTTTGTAAAAAGAAATTCAAAGATGCTCTGAACGACATCCTCTCGATCCAAATTCCGTGCCTGAACGCATAAATGTTCGCGACCCTGTTTGGTTTGTAATACTGATGAAgtgctttggtgtgtgtgtgtgtgtgtccgcgacCCTGGGACTCTGCCCTTTGACCCTCCAACTGCCTTGGTCTTGTCACCTGCCTTGCGggtgtgaaaataaataaacggcaCATTGACAACGACTCCTCCACTGGACACTTGTGTGTGCCGTGTCCCCGATCCAAACACGGTAACGTTGAAACCTTCTCTGTCTGTATGGGGAACACatgctgtttgttttctctgcaCATCTCTGCCTGTACTTCTCTCCATCCATTTCTCTGCCAACCGCCGTTCTCTTGGATCGCGCCACTTTTTCTGCGGTAAATATGTGACCCTCTGTATTTTTCTCGATCATTCTGTCATCTGGTGTGTGTGATCGCTGACGTTCTTCTTGCCGCCTCCCCATAATATTTACTCCAACACTAACGGCTGAATAAATGAACGAATGGCTGAATACCGATCGATTCCGGGGTCTCCGTTGCTTGTCTTGGGGCATGGCGTGTTTGATTGCGTCTTTGTGGACTTTTGCCTGCCGTTGTCGTGTCTTGCTTTGCCCGGCGACCATAAAGAAATCGATCCGCCTGCGAGAAGAAGCGGTGGCTAAGGAGCAGGAGAAAGCTACGACCAGCCAGATCAGTGCTGAGAAATTGCGTAAGATcttaaaagaggagaagaggtgaGTTGACTCTGATCTTTAAAAAGTGTGGAAAATATCAAATATACTGCAGATGAAGCCATGAAAGTCATTTCAAAACTTCAAAgcggcatttttttttttttttttttttaacatgagAATGAAATGTTCagtgaatttctttttttacaggatGAAGAAAAAACGGAAGAGATCGACCTCTTCGTCATCCGACACTTCCTCCAGGAACTCCTCCatgtcgtcttcctcctctcgcaGGAGgtccaaaaagaagaaaaagaagaggaggtcaGAGCGGGGAAGTAAGCGACATCGCAGGAGTGAGGAGGGTAAGAGCGAGAAAGACCGGAAGGcgaaagaggaggatgaggtggAGTGGTATCCCGCTCCGCCCAACACCTCCGCCAGCTTTCTCACCCAGAAAGGAGGCCCGTATTTTGGAGAGAGTGATGAGGCCGAGGTCATGGTGAGGGATGCTGACGATAGACGCATCTCTCAACTGTACTCTTTGTCTGCAGCTTCAGAGGATGAAGAGTCTGACTCCTCACGCAGACAAAGGAAGGgtagggacagagaggagagcaggaacAAGGGCAGAAACccagaaagagaggaggtgaggagcacGAGTAGGGACAACGGGAAAGACAGGAGAAACAGCGACTCCAAGAGGAGAAGTAGCTCGGGCGAGAACAGAAAGCGGAAGGTATCCTGCTCCTCCGCGGAGTCCGGGTATTCCCGGACATCCACTTTCAAATCTGAATATTTCGGAGACTCGGGTTCTGCATCCAAACAAGTAGAGAGACATGACTCTTCTAAGAGGAACTCCTTCGATGGCGGAAGCTATGAGTGCGGAGGGTGGGAAGAAATGCAAGAGGTAGAAGAGGCCAGGAGAGCGCTAGACAACAGAAAGGGCAAAGCAGTGGAGGACAGCAGCCGGTCCGACGCAGGAGGCAGTAAAAGAGCTGACGGTGCTGTAAATCACAACAAACAGAGCAGTTTGACCTCAGTGCCAGAAGGAAGGGCGAACAAAGACCTCCCATCGAACCTGCTGGACATTTTCAATCAGATTGCCCAGTTTAAGAAGGAGAAAGGAGTCGGCCCAAAATAATAACCCGAAAGTCCAAAAGGTGCCtgaatatttgtaaaatgtgaCTGTGAAATCTGGATGTTTGTCCCATGAAAGCATTAATGATGGACTGTCTCAAGCTGATTGAATGTTCCCAGTTGTTGTACCTTTTTAttgttggggggggaaaaaaacgtgattttactttgaaatgtcTTAGTCCTTGTCGTAGATCTAAGGCCTGTGAGCAACTGTTGCGTTCAGTGTGTGGAAATGTTCATCAACAATTGGTGGAAGTTATAATTTGGGTAAATACTTTCACAACTTTTGTGATCACATTTTATGATTTTACCTGGTGATTATTAGTTTATTTCAAGAGAAGAGCAGATCAGTGACAGCCGATATTATAAAGTCTGCCTTCATCTCCCCATTCCGAGGGTTTTCACGTTGTTCAGCACGTCTGACCGTCAGTTGCTTCAGGCTTTAATATCTGTTTAGTGTTCATCTTAAATTGAGACTTTGATCTGTTGAAGAAGATACTGCCTTATGTTTACTGCCTTGTGCCATTGTGtgcgctctctctctggctcgtTAAATCCtaaacagcctgacctgcagTTCTTTGACTCGAGCTTCGCACAATGCAGATGTTCCAGTTGTATCCCGacacattcattttttttttgtagtaGAAAAATCTGTTGAATCAATAAAGCATTTGAAATGTCAAAACTACATGCCGTGTCACTTAGGTCCTTGATAGAGCGCTGTGctcatgcaacaacaacaacaacaacaacagcagtgtgtgtgagtgtgtgtctttctctctctccacagaggGTGAGATTCAGCATAACTTGTAACTGAAAAAGCCATCACTCGCTCTTATCGACGCCTGTTTTCACCATACGTTTCATTCAATAATCTCCTTAGTTTTAGGATTCTACTGCTCtgtattatttagattttaaaCGGCTGATACCAGATAACAGCTAAGTTAATATAGCCATCTGTGTTACGATTGCGTGTGCCAAGAACAGGTAGCTGCATTGAATTCAGATCTAAAATGTTATGTCAGAGGCATTGGGAGATTAGTTTTACCTCCTATACCAAAAGCGGAGGTATAGACGGCAGATGTGTCACATGGAGGTTGCACCACTCAAAGAGTCCGTTTGACCTCGTTTGCATATATTCGAGGCCACATTCTGCGATGATGTAAATGCAAAGGTGCAGAACACCTCCAGTAAAAATTGATGGTGGAAATATTGAGATGTGGGGCTGTTTTCAAGTGACTTTCAAGCACAGGATCAGCTCCACACCTGCTCGGCAGAGGAATCCCACTTCATTTGGCTGCTCCTTCCG
This window harbors:
- the ttc14 gene encoding tetratricopeptide repeat protein 14, giving the protein MDRDLLRQCLTYHGESFFNKLKCEQTENPDFQAVVSDLCKVSCESKSDGQDSPLVEQFIARKADILFCPSWKTTTPQEEEHEEADDAAEPYAIMPPMELFMEVSYEERRTMLYRDLERGDIVVGRINNIRDYGFFLTLLCTAGGLKRDIEDLELSALCHIKEIPSTGSHDDPLSYFQIGDFIRAAVKDIDRYQEKITVSVIQASLLPNFVHVKLGVVPREELPIHYSRSLSAAADSRKTYECILKSCHGYHNPNVVAYLLEKVGVSDTQPPSMMRGLQSKLFRAEDFASALRKEQSASWALKCVRAGVGHFKHGRHVEAMNEYNKALDMDTDNVEALVARGALYANKGSIMKAITDFELALKSCPDHRNAKKYLCQTLVERGKQLEEHEKLVTAEGLYRRALSLDDSNPEAQEALHKITDTIQKSIRLREEAVAKEQEKATTSQISAEKLRKILKEEKRMKKKRKRSTSSSSDTSSRNSSMSSSSSRRRSKKKKKKRRSERGSKRHRRSEEGKSEKDRKAKEEDEVEWYPAPPNTSASFLTQKGGPYFGESDEAEVMVRDADDRRISQLYSLSAASEDEESDSSRRQRKGRDREESRNKGRNPEREEVRSTSRDNGKDRRNSDSKRRSSSGENRKRKVSCSSAESGYSRTSTFKSEYFGDSGSASKQVERHDSSKRNSFDGGSYECGGWEEMQEVEEARRALDNRKGKAVEDSSRSDAGGSKRADGAVNHNKQSSLTSVPEGRANKDLPSNLLDIFNQIAQFKKEKGVGPK